CCTCCATAAAGGAAAAAAGGCACGTCCGCGCCCAATTTCAAAGCAATTTCATTCAAGTTTTTCTTATCAATCTTTCTGTTCCAGAATTTTAAAAGTCCGATTAAAACAGCTGCAGCATCCGAAGAACCTCCGCCAAGCCCTGCGCCTGCCGGTATTTTTTTGACAAGTTTTATTCTTGCACCTTTTTTCTCCTCCAGATATTCCATTAAAGCAGATGCGGCGCGGAAACAAAGATTATCCTCAACCGGAGATGATTCAGCGATTCCTATTTTCGTCCAGTCGCATGTAAAATCTATTCTGTGAGATTTCCCCGGAGAAATGACGATTTCATCACAAAGATTTACTGTTTGAAATATTGTGTTTAGCGTATGATACGTGCCTTGCCCGGTTTTTTTCTTTCCGGTTATTTCAAGGAATAAATTAATTTTGGCGGGAGCTAATATCTTCATATTTTCAACTCTTTTATCTTTTTCTTTATATTTTTGTTTTTTGGTTCCAAAAAGAGCGCTTTTTTATAAAAACTCTCAGCATTCTTCTTATTTCCCAACGCTTTTTCTATGTCACCCAGATGCTCAAAAACAACAGGGTCTTTAAGGTTCTTTGAGGCCTGTTCTATTTCCATTTTTGCTTCCTGGTATTTTCCTCTTTTAAAATAAACCCACCCAAGAGAATCCCTGTATGCGCTGTTTTCAGGGTCAATTTCAAGCGCAGCTCTTATCAAAGTTTCTGCTTCATCCATGCTGACATCCCTGTCTGCCAGGCAATACCCAAGATAATTCATCGCAACTGCGTTTTTTGGAGTAAGCTCAACAACCTTGCGCAAGTTGGGCAGCGCTTTGTCAAATTTTCCGGATTGCTCATAAATCGTTCCAAGGTAAAAATACGCATCGGAAAGATTGGGATCTAAATCAACTGTCCTTAGGAAATATTTTTCAGCTTTACCGTTTTTTTTCAAATCCATATAACCAAGCCCGAGAAAAAAATTCACTTCAGCGCTTTTTGGATTAAGTTTCAGCGCCTGTTCCAATGTTTTGAGGGCCTTATTCACGTCGTTCAGCTGAGTGTAATAGTAACTCAATTTTTCATAACCCGCTATGTCAGATTTCCCGGTCAAAGATTTTTCTACATATTCGCTTGCTGTTTTCCAGTCCATCCTGTTTTCATACAGTAGTCCAAGCCAAAAATAAACTACCGGATCATTTTTTGAAACAGGGAGAGCTTCCTTAAAAACCCTCTCCGCTTTTTCATAATCTTTAGCCCTCATGTACATTTCACCGGCGCGTATATAATAACCGTAAGTATTTTTATCAAGGCCGGCGCAATAATATAATTCATCCCCGGCAAGGATGTAATCCTGCTCGCTTTCATAAATTTCCGCCAGGGTCACACGGGTTAAAAGGTCGTCCGGCTGAAGCCCGATAGCTTTTTGGAGCAGTTTTTTTGCCCCTTCGGTTTTGTTAAGTTTTTTTAAAACAACCGCTTTCCTGTAGTACGCATCTCCCGAGTCCGGTTTAAGGGCAATGTATCTATCCCAATAGCCTAGAGATTTTTCAGGATTTATCTCGGAATAAATCCCCGCAAGAATTATTATTGCTTCAGCGTTTTCAGGATCTTTTTTTATAACTTCCTGATACTGGTTTATGGCGCTTGTTGTGTCGCCGGCATAAACGTAATAAGTGCCTAAAAATAGTTTTGTGTCAATATTATCGGAAAGATTTTTAAGCGTTTTGACAAGCATCCGGGCTTTTTCATAATTCCCTGACTGAAGGTAAAGAAAAACTAATTCCTTATAGGCAGGAACAGCGTTTCTATCAAGTTCAATTGTTTTTTCAAGTTTATATTGCGCCGCATCCGGATCATTTTGTCTTAATAAAATCTCGCCCTGCAGAAAATATAGGTAAGAATTATACTTTCTATCGCCGGTTTCCAGTGCAACGGCCTGTGTAACAGCCATAGATAACAAAATCAGACTAAATATGGTTTTTCCTGCTGTGTTCATTTTATCCTTTTATGCATCACTAGCGCATCATCATCGCCGTAGTAAGCGGTTCTTTTATATACGGCCTCAAACCCAAACTTCGTGTAAAGATTTTGTGCCGGTAAATTTTTTAACCTTACTTCCAAATAAAGATCCAAAATACCTTTCTGGTGCGCAAAATTCATTACATGACCAAGCAATTGGCTTGCTATTCCTTCTTTCCGCCGGTTTTTTTTAACAGCCAGGCTGACTATATTGCCTTCATCAGCTATATGCCACAAGCCGATATAACCGGTTATTTCTTCGCCTATTTTTGCGGTAAAAAAATAAGAAAATTTTAAAACCAGTTCCTGGCGGAATTTTTCTTTTGACCAGGGGTCCGGGAAGGATTCATTTTCAATTTCAACAATTTGGCTGATATCAGCTTCTGTAAGAGGCTCAATTACTGCCTGACGCAAACTTAATAGCCTCCATCATGCTTGAAGGGTCCGCGCAATTTTTTCCCGCGATGTCAAATGCCGTGCCGTGCGCCGGTGAAACGCGCAAAAAAGGCAGCCCGCAAGTTATATTTACAAACTTCATGCCGCATAAAAGCCTTAAGGGCGCCATTGCCTGGTCGTGATATTGACATACAATAAGATCGTTTTTTATCGAAATTGAAAATGCGTATTCAGCGGCAATGGGCCCGGAAATATTTAAATTCCGTTTTTTTAATTCTAAAATTGCCGGTATTATTATTTTTTCCTCTTCTTTACCTATATGTCCGGATTCGCCGCAGTGAGGGTTTAAGGCGCACATTATGATTTCTGAAGGCCTGATATTTAAATAATCCCTCATGGTTTTGATTACAGTCAAGACCTGCTGGGTCAATAGTTTTTTAGAAATAGAACCCGGAACTTTTTTTAGCGCTATATGCCTTGTTGCCAGTAAAACTTTATATTTTTCAGATGCCATGAGCATAGCAAATTGTTTAGAACAGGTTTTTTCTGCCAGATATTCCGTATGGCCGCTAAACCCCTGAATCCCTGATTTTATTACAGATTCCTTTGATATGGGCCCGGTCACCAAAGAAAAAGCGTTCGGTTTTTTTATAATATGAGTGGTCAGCAAATTAACGGCAAAATTAAGGTAATCAATCGAAGCAGCGCCGGAAGTTCCTGAAACCACGCCCATTGCAGTTTTGTTTTTCAAAACCGCTAAATCAACAATATTGAGCGTATTTTTAGATATTTTTTCAGGAATAAATTTTGAGTTAACGGTATACTTAACGCGAGATTTGTTAAGGAATTGTTTTAAAACGGAATAATCGCCTACGATAAGCGGTATGCACTTCTTAAAAAGCTCCGGGGCTTCAATAAAAGATTTTACTGTGATTTCCGGGCCAATGCCCGAAGGGTCCCCTGTCGTGATGATTACAAGAGGAAATTCATTCATTCAGCCGGGGTTGAAATTGTTACGGAAGCCTTTTTCCGAAGGTCTTTTATCCAGTCGGCGTATTTTTTTTCAGCTTCCTTCTGGCGGAGATAATCAGTAAGGTCATTCTTTAAATCGTCAAAAGCTACTTTTCTTGCTGCTTTCTTTTCTTCAGACTGTATAATGTGGTAACCGAATTCAGTTTTTACTATTGAGGATGTTTCCCCAACCGGAAGGGCAAAGGCAGCATCTTCAAACTCTTTTACCATGTCGCCCCTGCCGAAATAACCCAGGTCACCGCCGTTTTCCGCGCTGCCGGTATCTTCCGAATATTTTTTTGCAAGCTCCGAAAAATCGTCTCCGGCTTTTAATTTTGCCTGCACTTCTTCAATTTTTTTCTTTGCCGCAGCCTGTTTGACCATTGAATCCTCTTTTGAGGACCTAATTAAAATATGTTTTGCGCGTACCAATTCGCTGTATTTCCTCTTAATCAGTTTTGCAAGCGTTTCGATATCTTTTTTATCTTCATCAGATTTGCCTTTAAGCTCTTCTTTTCCGTCCATAGCTGTTTTTACGTCATTAAAAAGGCTTTTGACGCTTTCCTGGCTGGGAACGGCGAGTTTTGATTTTATCTGCGAATCGATTAATTTTATCTGCTTTAACTGTTCTTCAATACGTTTGGAAAATTTTTCTTCGCTTAGGCCTTCTTTTTTGAGTTCATTCTTATATTCGTCCTCGTCTTTAAACCGCGTTTTAACCTGCTTAATGCCTTCTTCAACTTCCCTTTTAGAAACTATTATTTTCAGCTTTTTTGCTTCCTGAAGCAGGAGCCGGTCATCAATCATCTGATCCAGGACTTTTGACTTGAGTTCCTTCAATTTGTCATCAGTCTGGTCAGCTTTAGGGGTGACCAGCTTATACTGTTCAATTATGGGGTTGAGAATTTTTTGGTATTCGGAAAGAAGAACATGTTCCCCGTTAATTAAAGCAACGGTTTTATCAATAACTTCCGCTGAAATTACAGGCCCGCTCAAAGCAAACAACGCCGTCATGCAAATGACGTACTTTTTCATAGTCTTTCTCCTAAACACTCAATTTTTTATTTTGTTTTTGAAAGCGCTTTTAGAACAGTATAATCAACCTTAACATTCAGGTCCTTTTTCTGTTCCTCAATCCACCTGTCAAATTTATCCTTAATTAAGATCTTCTTGATTTCATCCTTGGCTTTATCCGCTGAAACTCCCGGAAGTATCTTTTGGCTTGTCTTTTTCAGGACATGGAAGCCGTAGGAAGTCGCAACGGGTTTGTCAGTAACTGCCCCCACTTGAAGATTTTTTGCAACTTCGGCGAATTCCGGAAGCATTTCTGCGGGTTTAAAGGCGCCAAGATCGCCACCCCGGTTGCTTGTTACTGGATCTAATGAAACCTGTTTAGCCATTTCTTCAAAATCTGCGCCGTTCTTTATCTTTTGAATAACTTGCTCGGCGTCAGCCTGGGAGGAAAGCAGTATGTGGCTGAGCTTTATTTCTACCGGCTGTATAAAATCTTTTTTATGGTCATTGTAGTACTTGTTTACTTCGTCGTCCGTCACCCTTAATGTAGTTTCAATTTCTTTTAGATAGGTTTCAACAATCATGTCCTCTTCATACTGTTTGACTTTGTTGGCGTATTCCTGCTTGAAATCTTTAATTGCCTGGGCAAGGTCTTTTCTTTTGTCGATTTTGTTTTTCTTTGCCAGAGTTAAGATGATTTTTTGGCGGACCATGATATCGATAAACTGTTTCTGCCCGGGTTCCGTGGCTAAATACTCCTGATAACCAAAGGGAACGCTCTTTATTCTCAGTGCTATATCCTTAACAGTGACTTTTTCGCCGCCCACTTTCGCAACTATTGCGTTTTGGCCCTTGCTGCACGCTGCTAAAGCCATCGCCATTCCGAATAAAACCCAAAGAATCTGATGAATTTTTTTTCTCTTATTAGACATTTCTCTCTCCTATTTTTAAAACTAGCGCCTCTCGCTAGCCTTTGTTGAGGATTTATTATATAATATATTACATCATTTTGCAATTAGTAGCTCCATTCACGGAGTTCGTAGTTTTTTAGGGACTTGATGCCCCGCCAAATAGGTATTCCTATTACTATGGCATTAAGTATGAGTAAATCCACTCCGTGCCAGATGAGATCGCCCCAATAAAGTTGCGAACCAAGCTGATGCTTTATGAATAACTGCATTGGTATGGCTTCTATTCCAAGGGTCAGCCCTATATAAACAAGCGAACAAACCATATAAAAAATCCCGCCGTAAGACGCTTCTATTTCAACAATATTATCAGAATCAAATTTTGGGTAACCCGCTCCAAGCCCCAGTGACATGCAGAGCAAGCCGATAGAAAGCAATATTATAGTCCCGCTTGAAAACCAAAAAACTATCGGGGAAGACACTTTCAGCAATAAATTTGAAAATATACCCATTATCAACCCTAAAAACAGCATAGGTACTGCGGAGATAATAAGCTTTTTAACAAAAAATTTTTCAATTGTCATAGGCATG
Above is a window of Elusimicrobiota bacterium DNA encoding:
- a CDS encoding tetratricopeptide repeat protein, with amino-acid sequence MNTAGKTIFSLILLSMAVTQAVALETGDRKYNSYLYFLQGEILLRQNDPDAAQYKLEKTIELDRNAVPAYKELVFLYLQSGNYEKARMLVKTLKNLSDNIDTKLFLGTYYVYAGDTTSAINQYQEVIKKDPENAEAIIILAGIYSEINPEKSLGYWDRYIALKPDSGDAYYRKAVVLKKLNKTEGAKKLLQKAIGLQPDDLLTRVTLAEIYESEQDYILAGDELYYCAGLDKNTYGYYIRAGEMYMRAKDYEKAERVFKEALPVSKNDPVVYFWLGLLYENRMDWKTASEYVEKSLTGKSDIAGYEKLSYYYTQLNDVNKALKTLEQALKLNPKSAEVNFFLGLGYMDLKKNGKAEKYFLRTVDLDPNLSDAYFYLGTIYEQSGKFDKALPNLRKVVELTPKNAVAMNYLGYCLADRDVSMDEAETLIRAALEIDPENSAYRDSLGWVYFKRGKYQEAKMEIEQASKNLKDPVVFEHLGDIEKALGNKKNAESFYKKALFLEPKNKNIKKKIKELKI
- a CDS encoding peptidylprolyl isomerase, producing MSNKRKKIHQILWVLFGMAMALAACSKGQNAIVAKVGGEKVTVKDIALRIKSVPFGYQEYLATEPGQKQFIDIMVRQKIILTLAKKNKIDKRKDLAQAIKDFKQEYANKVKQYEEDMIVETYLKEIETTLRVTDDEVNKYYNDHKKDFIQPVEIKLSHILLSSQADAEQVIQKIKNGADFEEMAKQVSLDPVTSNRGGDLGAFKPAEMLPEFAEVAKNLQVGAVTDKPVATSYGFHVLKKTSQKILPGVSADKAKDEIKKILIKDKFDRWIEEQKKDLNVKVDYTVLKALSKTK
- the rimI gene encoding ribosomal protein S18-alanine N-acetyltransferase translates to MRQAVIEPLTEADISQIVEIENESFPDPWSKEKFRQELVLKFSYFFTAKIGEEITGYIGLWHIADEGNIVSLAVKKNRRKEGIASQLLGHVMNFAHQKGILDLYLEVRLKNLPAQNLYTKFGFEAVYKRTAYYGDDDALVMHKRIK
- the pdxA gene encoding 4-hydroxythreonine-4-phosphate dehydrogenase PdxA, producing the protein MNEFPLVIITTGDPSGIGPEITVKSFIEAPELFKKCIPLIVGDYSVLKQFLNKSRVKYTVNSKFIPEKISKNTLNIVDLAVLKNKTAMGVVSGTSGAASIDYLNFAVNLLTTHIIKKPNAFSLVTGPISKESVIKSGIQGFSGHTEYLAEKTCSKQFAMLMASEKYKVLLATRHIALKKVPGSISKKLLTQQVLTVIKTMRDYLNIRPSEIIMCALNPHCGESGHIGKEEEKIIIPAILELKKRNLNISGPIAAEYAFSISIKNDLIVCQYHDQAMAPLRLLCGMKFVNITCGLPFLRVSPAHGTAFDIAGKNCADPSSMMEAIKFASGSN
- a CDS encoding peptidylprolyl isomerase, with the translated sequence MKKYVICMTALFALSGPVISAEVIDKTVALINGEHVLLSEYQKILNPIIEQYKLVTPKADQTDDKLKELKSKVLDQMIDDRLLLQEAKKLKIIVSKREVEEGIKQVKTRFKDEDEYKNELKKEGLSEEKFSKRIEEQLKQIKLIDSQIKSKLAVPSQESVKSLFNDVKTAMDGKEELKGKSDEDKKDIETLAKLIKRKYSELVRAKHILIRSSKEDSMVKQAAAKKKIEEVQAKLKAGDDFSELAKKYSEDTGSAENGGDLGYFGRGDMVKEFEDAAFALPVGETSSIVKTEFGYHIIQSEEKKAARKVAFDDLKNDLTDYLRQKEAEKKYADWIKDLRKKASVTISTPAE